The Paenibacillus thermoaerophilus DNA window CGGAACAGCCGGGCCCTGACCTGATCCCGCAAGGGGAGCTTGAGCTGCAGCGTATCTCTTGACAACGCCGCCTTCATCATCTGGGCTTCGCGTTCGCTGAGGAACTTCTGCTCGGCCAATCGGCTGATCAAGCCTTCGGCTGTCGGCTGATCGACTGAATCTTGAATAAGACTGAACAAATGACCCTTGAGCCCGTCCGTCGGAGGAAGTTCGACTTTCTGGATGCGGACATAGCCGCCGCCGCCGCGCTTGCTCTCGACGATGTACCCCTTCTCGACGGTGAATCGGGTGCCGATGACATAATTGATCTGCGACGGAACGCACTGGAATTGATCGGCCAATTCATTGCGTTGGATTTCGATTGTGCCGTTCGGACTGTTCTGCAAAATGTACTTCAAATGCTGCTCGATCAAATCCGAAATATTGCGCACCACTTCACCCCTCCGTCCGAAAAACGGTCCTCAGTCCCGGTCCCCGTCTCCTTGACGAGACGGATATTCGTCTTGTAACGTTTTGGAGACGTGTCCCGGT harbors:
- a CDS encoding CtsR family transcriptional regulator; the encoded protein is MRNISDLIEQHLKYILQNSPNGTIEIQRNELADQFQCVPSQINYVIGTRFTVEKGYIVESKRGGGGYVRIQKVELPPTDGLKGHLFSLIQDSVDQPTAEGLISRLAEQKFLSEREAQMMKAALSRDTLQLKLPLRDQVRARLFRAMLTALLSK